The nucleotide sequence CTCGCCGCGCCCGCCGCCGCCGCCCTGCTGGCCCTCGCCGCGCCCGCCGCCGAGGAACACGACGCGCTGCGCGTTGATCTCCGTCATGTAGCGCTTCTGCCCGGACTTCTCGTCGTCCCAGGAGCGCGTCTGGATCTTGCCTTCGATGTAGACCTGCCGCCCCTTGGCCAGGTACTTGCCGACGTTCTCGCCCTGCTTCCCCCACACGACGATGTTGTGCCACTCGGTCTTGTCCTGGCGATTGCCGGCGTTGTCCGTGTACGTCTCGCCGGTGGCAAGGGAGAAACGGCACCGCGCGGTCCCGCTCTGCGTGTAGCTCACCTCCGGATCCTTGCCGAGGTTTCCCACGAGGATCACCCTGTTGACGCCGTCAGCCATGCCGCCTCTCCTCTCTCCCGCGCCGCGAACCCGCCGCGCAGTTGGTCTCGGAAATAGTGGAACCGACCCGCCGCGCCGTCAACCGCCGAGTCGCGGCGCCAAGACAATATCGGCCGGTTCTCGCGAAAGTTGCCGGAAAACGACCGTTGTCTAAAAAAAAAACGGCCGGCGCGCCGACCTGGGCCGACCTTCGCCGCTACTTCGCCCCGTCCGGGAGGTCGAACATGTAGATGGCGTCC is from Pseudomonadota bacterium and encodes:
- the ssb gene encoding single-stranded DNA-binding protein, translated to MADGVNRVILVGNLGKDPEVSYTQSGTARCRFSLATGETYTDNAGNRQDKTEWHNIVVWGKQGENVGKYLAKGRQVYIEGKIQTRSWDDEKSGQKRYMTEINAQRVVFLGGGRGEGQQGGGGGRGEGQQGGGGGGDYDQGGADAGPGFGPSDDDIPF